The Glycine soja cultivar W05 chromosome 3, ASM419377v2, whole genome shotgun sequence genome window below encodes:
- the LOC114404866 gene encoding dirigent protein 19-like produces MAQVFKSFPHSQNTTRPLRLVNLVRILNPLTLGPELSSKQVGRAEGLYASASRTELSLLMVMNFALTAGKYNGSTITIMGRNRPLMTKVREMPVIGGSGIFRVARGYALVKTHSYDP; encoded by the coding sequence ATGGCACAGGTATTCAAATCATTCCCTCACTCCCAAAATACAACACGACCACTTCGTTTGGTTAATTTGGTGAGAATCTTAAACCCTTTAACCTTGGGACCCGAGTTGAGCTCCAAGCAAGTGGGGAGGGCCGAAGGGCTCTACGCGTCGGCGTCGCGGACGGAGCTTAGTCTTTTGATGGTCATGAACTTCGCCCTAACCGCAGGGAAGTACAATGGCAGCACCATCACCATCATGGGGAGGAATAGGCCTCTCATGACCAAGGTTAGGGAGATGCCTGTGATTGGTGGTAGTGGGATTTTCCGGGTTGCTAGGGGATATGCCCTGGTAAAGACTCATTCTTATGATCCTTAG